In bacterium, one genomic interval encodes:
- a CDS encoding Rrf2 family transcriptional regulator encodes MQFTKAEEYGMFGVLYLAEKDRQIVTPLSEISESQNIPEKFLAKIFQSLSKSGIVRSHRGVRGGFTLARDPKEITIKEVLETIQGPYHLMKCIKDIRTCDRNGHHFCALREVVMIAERQLVSVFEQYTVADLIEWQRSKAVKG; translated from the coding sequence ATGCAATTCACCAAGGCGGAAGAGTATGGGATGTTTGGCGTCCTGTATCTGGCGGAGAAAGACCGTCAAATCGTAACCCCGCTTTCGGAGATCTCGGAATCACAAAATATTCCGGAGAAATTCCTCGCCAAGATCTTCCAGTCACTCTCAAAATCGGGGATCGTGCGATCCCATCGTGGCGTCCGCGGCGGGTTCACTCTCGCTCGCGATCCGAAAGAGATCACGATCAAAGAGGTGTTGGAGACGATTCAAGGTCCCTACCATCTCATGAAGTGTATCAAGGACATTCGGACGTGCGATCGGAACGGGCACCACTTCTGTGCTTTGCGTGAAGTTGTGATGATCGCAGAGCGGCAGTTGGTCTCGGTTTTCGAGCAATACACGGTTGCCGATCTGATCGAATGGCAGCGGAGCAAGGCGGTAAAAGGCTAA
- a CDS encoding dCTP deaminase, giving the protein MPVKSDRWIIEMAKNHQMIAPFAESQVRTGISFGVSSYGYDFSLADEFKMFDPEATQIIDPKIPGSAAFVDIKAASVVLPPNSFMLGRSREYFKIPRNVITVCFGKSTYARSGVIVNVTPFEPEWEGYATVSMANSSPRPVRVYANEGIAQILFIESDELCQTSYGDKKGKYQGQKDITLSKVESAPISEE; this is encoded by the coding sequence ATGCCGGTAAAGTCAGATCGATGGATCATTGAGATGGCCAAAAACCATCAGATGATCGCTCCGTTCGCCGAAAGCCAGGTTCGTACCGGCATCAGTTTCGGGGTCTCGTCCTACGGCTACGACTTCAGTCTCGCAGACGAGTTCAAAATGTTTGACCCCGAGGCCACGCAGATCATTGACCCCAAGATACCCGGTTCAGCCGCCTTTGTAGACATTAAGGCGGCTTCTGTCGTTCTCCCCCCCAATTCTTTCATGCTGGGTCGCTCGCGCGAGTATTTCAAGATCCCGCGCAATGTCATAACGGTCTGTTTTGGCAAATCGACCTATGCACGATCGGGGGTAATTGTGAATGTCACACCTTTTGAACCTGAATGGGAAGGGTACGCGACGGTCTCGATGGCCAATAGCTCTCCCCGCCCGGTCAGAGTGTATGCCAATGAAGGAATTGCCCAGATCCTGTTCATCGAATCCGATGAGCTTTGTCAGACCTCATACGGCGACAAAAAAGGAAAGTATCAAGGGCAAAAGGATATAACGTTGTCGAAAGTTGAGTCAGCGCCGATATCAGAAGAGTGA
- the nifJ gene encoding pyruvate:ferredoxin (flavodoxin) oxidoreductase, protein MLKDAVKIQKEGSTGKEKKRRMVTIDGNTAAAHVAHATNEVIAIYPITPSSNMGEICDAKSAAKERNIWGSIPTVVEMQSEGGASGAVHGALTTGALTTTFTASQGLLLMIPNMFKIAGEMTPTVFHVSARAIATQALSIFGDHSDVMATRSTGFGLLASGSVQEVMDMALISQAGALASRVPFIHFFDGFRTSHEVQKVEEVSFEDMRQMMDEELIAKHRRRALSPDFPTIKGTSQNPDVYFQGRETVNKYYIAAPKIIQDAMDKFAAIAGRQYKLFDYFGHPQAEKVIIIMGTGAEVVHETVDHLVAKGEKVGMIKVRLYRPFSVEHFAKSLPASVKKIAVMDRTKEPGSVGEPLYTDVQSAINEMLDRGIAQFHTHPHIIGGRYGLGSKEFNPPMVKAILDNMDAKEPKNHFTVGIKDDVTFTSLDPDLSFDIEGDTFRGLFFGLGADGTVGANKNSIKIIGENTDNWAQGYFVYDSKKAGAITVSHLRFGKEPIRKPYLIKEAQFVACHNSSFLEKYEMVEKLQENGVFLLTSIYGPNEVWDKLPREVQDAIIAKKAKFYVIDAIAIAKKLGLGARINMIMQTAFFVISGVLPRDKAIEAIKKAIVKTYGSKGDKVVNMNFAAVDAAIEGIHEVKYPAKATSTVVRPPVVPAFAPEFVQTVTAEIIAGRGDDLPVSAFPDDGTYPTGTTQYEKRNIAVDIPVWETDLCIQCNICALVCPHAAIRPKVFDASFIEKAPKDFKYAKAMTKQFEGMYYSLQVAPEDCTGCVVCVNACPAVKKNADGTKSEFKAINMAVQAPIREQEAKNWDFFLNVLPDTDPKLYNLETPKGSQFVKPLFEFSGACAGCGETPYVKLMSQLYGDRALCANATGCSSIYGGNLPTTPYCQRADGRGPAWSNSLFEDNAEFGFGMRLTADKLKEYAFELVKELVPTMYDELHGADQSNQEGIELQRARVQKLLKALETMNGSEKIIALKNVANFLVNKSVWVIGGDGWAYDIGFGGLDHVLASGLNVNVLVLDTEVYSNTGGQMSKATPRGSTAQFAAAGKATPKKDLGMMMMSYGNVYVAQVAIGASHNQAVKAFVEAEKYNGPSLIIAYGHCIAHGIDMAQGMGHEDLAVKSGHWMLYRYNPDLLHQGKNPLQLDSKEPTIPFEQYAYAENRWRTLIGKDPERAKWLLQAGQMDCQRRWNLYKQLSGMDYSTVKD, encoded by the coding sequence ATGTTAAAGGATGCTGTGAAAATACAAAAAGAGGGTTCCACCGGCAAAGAAAAGAAGCGCCGGATGGTGACCATCGACGGCAATACAGCGGCCGCCCACGTCGCTCACGCGACTAATGAAGTAATCGCGATCTATCCGATCACGCCGTCATCCAACATGGGTGAAATATGTGATGCGAAATCAGCGGCCAAGGAACGGAATATTTGGGGGTCGATTCCGACCGTTGTCGAAATGCAGTCCGAGGGCGGCGCTTCTGGTGCAGTCCATGGTGCACTCACCACCGGTGCGCTGACGACCACGTTCACGGCCTCGCAGGGTCTGTTGCTGATGATCCCGAACATGTTCAAGATCGCCGGCGAAATGACACCGACGGTGTTCCATGTCTCTGCTCGCGCTATCGCCACTCAGGCACTCTCCATCTTTGGCGACCATTCCGACGTGATGGCGACGCGTTCCACCGGATTTGGACTGCTCGCATCCGGCTCGGTGCAGGAAGTCATGGATATGGCCTTGATCTCCCAGGCAGGCGCGCTGGCCAGCCGGGTACCGTTCATTCATTTCTTCGATGGTTTCCGGACCTCACACGAAGTTCAAAAGGTCGAAGAGGTGTCGTTTGAAGATATGCGGCAGATGATGGACGAAGAACTGATCGCCAAGCATCGCCGCCGCGCCCTCTCCCCTGACTTCCCGACCATCAAAGGAACCTCGCAGAACCCGGATGTCTATTTCCAGGGACGCGAGACGGTCAATAAGTATTACATAGCCGCTCCGAAGATCATCCAGGACGCTATGGATAAGTTTGCCGCAATAGCCGGACGCCAGTACAAGTTGTTTGATTATTTCGGTCACCCGCAGGCTGAGAAGGTGATCATCATCATGGGAACCGGCGCCGAAGTGGTCCACGAGACAGTCGATCACCTGGTGGCCAAGGGCGAAAAAGTCGGCATGATCAAGGTCCGCTTGTATCGTCCATTCTCGGTTGAGCATTTTGCGAAGTCGCTCCCCGCTTCGGTCAAGAAGATCGCGGTGATGGACCGGACAAAAGAGCCAGGCTCGGTTGGCGAACCGCTGTATACCGATGTTCAGTCGGCGATCAACGAGATGCTGGACCGTGGCATTGCCCAGTTCCACACACACCCGCACATCATTGGCGGACGGTACGGACTCGGATCGAAAGAGTTTAATCCGCCGATGGTCAAAGCGATCCTTGATAACATGGACGCAAAGGAGCCCAAAAATCACTTCACCGTCGGTATCAAAGATGACGTGACCTTTACGTCGCTTGATCCCGATCTCAGTTTTGATATCGAAGGTGATACATTTAGGGGTCTCTTCTTTGGATTGGGCGCAGATGGTACCGTTGGCGCCAACAAGAACTCGATCAAGATCATTGGTGAGAATACAGACAACTGGGCGCAGGGTTACTTCGTGTATGACTCGAAGAAGGCCGGCGCCATCACCGTGTCGCACCTTCGTTTCGGCAAAGAGCCGATCCGGAAGCCTTACTTGATCAAAGAGGCACAGTTTGTCGCCTGCCACAACAGCAGCTTCCTCGAGAAGTATGAAATGGTCGAGAAGTTGCAGGAAAACGGTGTCTTCCTGCTGACCTCTATTTATGGGCCGAATGAAGTCTGGGACAAACTCCCTCGCGAAGTACAGGATGCGATCATCGCAAAGAAGGCGAAATTCTACGTGATCGATGCTATCGCCATTGCCAAAAAGCTTGGATTGGGCGCCCGCATTAATATGATCATGCAGACGGCATTCTTTGTCATCTCCGGTGTGCTGCCACGCGATAAGGCGATCGAAGCGATCAAGAAAGCGATCGTGAAGACTTATGGCAGTAAGGGTGACAAGGTCGTGAACATGAACTTCGCCGCGGTAGATGCCGCGATCGAAGGTATTCATGAAGTGAAATATCCGGCCAAGGCAACCAGCACGGTCGTCCGCCCGCCTGTTGTGCCGGCTTTCGCGCCCGAATTCGTGCAGACTGTGACAGCCGAGATCATTGCCGGTCGCGGCGATGACCTACCGGTCTCTGCTTTCCCGGATGACGGAACCTACCCGACCGGAACAACGCAATACGAGAAGCGCAATATCGCGGTCGATATTCCGGTTTGGGAGACTGACCTCTGTATCCAGTGCAACATCTGCGCCCTGGTTTGCCCGCATGCGGCGATCCGCCCGAAAGTCTTTGATGCCAGCTTCATCGAAAAAGCGCCAAAGGACTTCAAATATGCCAAAGCGATGACCAAGCAGTTTGAGGGGATGTATTACTCGCTGCAGGTCGCGCCGGAAGATTGCACCGGTTGTGTTGTTTGCGTGAATGCCTGTCCGGCGGTAAAGAAAAACGCCGACGGCACCAAGTCGGAATTCAAAGCGATCAATATGGCTGTTCAGGCTCCTATCCGCGAGCAGGAGGCCAAAAATTGGGACTTCTTCCTCAATGTCCTGCCGGATACTGATCCGAAGCTGTACAATCTCGAAACTCCCAAGGGCTCGCAGTTTGTGAAGCCGCTCTTTGAGTTCTCTGGAGCATGCGCCGGCTGCGGCGAGACTCCGTATGTTAAGTTGATGAGCCAGTTGTACGGCGATCGCGCACTCTGCGCCAACGCCACTGGCTGTTCATCGATCTACGGCGGCAATCTCCCGACCACGCCGTACTGCCAGCGGGCCGATGGTCGTGGCCCTGCCTGGTCGAACTCTCTGTTTGAGGATAATGCCGAGTTTGGATTTGGAATGCGTCTCACGGCTGACAAGCTGAAAGAGTATGCGTTTGAATTGGTCAAAGAGCTAGTGCCGACCATGTACGATGAGTTGCATGGCGCTGATCAGTCGAACCAGGAAGGGATCGAGTTGCAACGCGCCCGCGTTCAGAAGCTGCTCAAGGCTCTTGAGACCATGAATGGCTCTGAGAAGATCATCGCTCTGAAGAACGTTGCCAACTTCCTGGTCAATAAATCGGTCTGGGTGATCGGTGGAGATGGCTGGGCGTATGATATCGGATTTGGCGGACTGGATCACGTACTGGCATCGGGACTGAATGTCAACGTGCTGGTACTCGATACCGAGGTCTACTCCAATACCGGTGGTCAGATGTCGAAAGCGACTCCGCGTGGTTCCACAGCGCAGTTCGCGGCGGCCGGTAAGGCAACGCCCAAGAAAGACCTTGGGATGATGATGATGTCGTATGGTAACGTCTATGTCGCTCAGGTGGCAATTGGCGCGAGCCATAACCAGGCAGTGAAAGCGTTTGTTGAGGCTGAGAAGTACAACGGACCGTCACTGATCATTGCCTACGGTCATTGCATCGCCCACGGAATCGACATGGCCCAGGGAATGGGGCATGAAGATCTCGCCGTGAAGTCGGGCCACTGGATGCTGTATCGCTACAATCCGGATCTGCTCCATCAGGGGAAGAATCCGCTGCAGTTGGACAGCAAGGAACCCACTATACCGTTTGAGCAGTACGCGTACGCGGAAAACCGCTGGCGGACGCTCATCGGCAAAGACCCGGAACGGGCCAAATGGTTGTTGCAGGCTGGCCAGATGGACTGCCAGCGCCGCTGGAACCTGTATAAGCAGTTGTCCGGCATGGACTACAGTACGGTCAAAGACTGA
- a CDS encoding PD40 domain-containing protein, giving the protein MKRHLCTLTAAVLVMLLSSLGDGGSSFAQSKLPAAQAGTIPARPSGRIAFIRDGDIWVMDADGQRQQRVAEVKNADGRISWAPDGKRIAYTRSGKIQFQEPDNSGGVKKLYDVFVCFLDSAAVGNTLWWRRLTMDVGGRDPEWSPDGQSIMFVRDMNANIVNAESPNYQVCLMDDDGGGQSILRKDWQNMKEYFMNPTVSPTGDVAFVHMYENKPQGLAVLNKANFMVSLESVKLQTKKMLNCIAPAWSPDGKWLAYVRNDLQKSGIFITTPDLKSTFEVFTPPANAAMRPIAPSWSPDGKWLTFSTHDGSIYICDITGSNLKRLTGPGTDWAPAWSKGTSTSASK; this is encoded by the coding sequence TTGAAACGACATCTGTGTACGCTTACTGCCGCCGTCCTGGTGATGCTCCTGAGCAGTCTTGGTGACGGCGGCTCTTCTTTTGCCCAATCAAAGCTCCCGGCCGCTCAGGCCGGAACCATCCCTGCCCGTCCTTCCGGACGGATCGCGTTCATCCGAGATGGCGACATCTGGGTGATGGATGCTGATGGCCAGCGCCAGCAGCGGGTTGCTGAAGTCAAAAATGCCGATGGCCGGATATCCTGGGCGCCGGACGGCAAACGAATCGCCTATACCCGTTCGGGAAAGATCCAATTCCAGGAGCCGGATAATTCCGGCGGCGTTAAGAAGCTGTACGATGTATTCGTCTGCTTTCTCGACTCTGCGGCGGTCGGCAACACCTTGTGGTGGCGCCGCCTGACGATGGATGTCGGGGGACGTGATCCGGAATGGAGCCCCGATGGGCAGTCGATCATGTTTGTGCGGGATATGAATGCCAATATCGTGAATGCCGAGTCGCCGAATTATCAAGTTTGCCTTATGGATGACGACGGTGGCGGACAGAGCATCCTGCGCAAAGACTGGCAGAACATGAAGGAGTACTTCATGAATCCTACTGTCAGCCCGACCGGAGATGTGGCGTTTGTACACATGTATGAAAACAAGCCGCAAGGACTCGCCGTACTGAATAAGGCGAACTTCATGGTTAGTCTCGAGTCCGTCAAGTTGCAGACCAAAAAGATGCTCAACTGTATTGCTCCAGCCTGGTCCCCGGACGGGAAATGGCTCGCTTATGTGCGGAATGATCTGCAGAAGTCTGGTATTTTCATTACGACTCCGGACCTGAAGTCGACGTTCGAAGTCTTCACGCCACCGGCCAATGCGGCGATGCGTCCGATCGCACCGTCGTGGTCGCCCGATGGCAAATGGTTGACCTTCTCGACTCATGATGGTTCGATCTACATCTGCGATATCACAGGTAGCAATCTGAAGCGGTTGACCGGCCCCGGTACCGATTGGGCTCCGGCCTGGTCGAAGGGGACTTCGACGTCAGCTTCGAAGTAG
- a CDS encoding leucyl aminopeptidase, with protein MQSRALSGRIQDMSADCVIVPVAAYTSVKGSLLKQLDSASKGAVSSLLTYGEFSGKPGESAAIFNPAGFKAKRVLLVGLGEESAITADSFRSAIGSVSRSKTLSNSRKVVVYFDDFTNDDFYQASLEGYLLGSWMMTEFRSGDARKDNRKIVELNLAVSNKRDIPTLQQAIKRAQVIAEGQNLARRLTYTPANYLTPRIYAKKMQELARKYGVQCRVLDEKAIERERMGCLLGVSRGSAEPPRFVILKYNGRRDGQKPIVLVGKGVTFDAGGISIKPAENMHEMKGDMHGSATMLATIITAARLKLPVNLVTLTPLTENLPSGTATKPGDVLVSRKGLTVEILNTDAEGRLILADALDYANQFDPQAVIDIATLTGAALFVLGYAGAPVLGNNDDLMAQLAESSHATSEKTWRMPIWDEFRDAMKGSLTDLINTGGRPAGTMTATAFLENFVGNWPWAHIDIAYCDYEPKGRPYQPKGATGFGVRLLTHMLMNWRRPKK; from the coding sequence ATGCAATCACGTGCCTTATCCGGTCGGATTCAGGATATGTCCGCCGACTGTGTTATAGTTCCCGTCGCCGCCTACACCAGCGTCAAAGGATCTCTCCTGAAACAGCTCGACTCTGCGTCCAAAGGCGCAGTCAGTTCGCTGTTGACCTACGGCGAATTTAGTGGAAAACCGGGCGAATCTGCGGCCATTTTCAACCCTGCTGGCTTCAAAGCCAAACGAGTGTTGCTAGTTGGGCTTGGTGAAGAATCGGCAATCACGGCCGACAGTTTCCGCTCTGCAATCGGCAGTGTCTCCCGATCCAAAACACTCAGCAACAGCCGTAAAGTTGTCGTCTATTTTGATGACTTTACCAATGACGATTTCTATCAGGCCTCGCTCGAGGGGTACCTGCTGGGCTCATGGATGATGACCGAATTCCGTTCCGGCGACGCCCGAAAGGATAACCGCAAAATTGTCGAACTGAACCTCGCAGTGAGCAACAAGCGAGATATTCCCACTCTTCAGCAGGCGATCAAACGAGCACAGGTGATCGCAGAGGGACAGAATCTGGCTCGTCGTCTGACCTATACTCCAGCCAATTATCTTACTCCACGGATATATGCGAAAAAGATGCAGGAACTCGCCCGCAAGTACGGTGTCCAATGCCGTGTTCTCGATGAGAAGGCGATCGAACGTGAACGGATGGGCTGCTTGCTCGGCGTCTCGCGTGGATCCGCAGAACCACCACGCTTTGTTATCCTCAAGTACAACGGACGTCGCGATGGCCAGAAGCCGATCGTTCTGGTAGGGAAGGGTGTCACCTTTGATGCCGGCGGTATCTCGATCAAGCCTGCCGAAAACATGCACGAGATGAAAGGGGATATGCACGGTTCTGCCACGATGCTGGCAACCATCATTACCGCAGCTCGTCTTAAACTCCCCGTGAATCTCGTCACTCTAACTCCACTGACCGAAAACCTCCCGTCAGGTACCGCCACGAAGCCTGGCGATGTCCTCGTCTCGCGCAAAGGGTTGACGGTTGAGATTCTCAATACCGATGCGGAGGGGAGACTGATCCTGGCCGACGCACTTGACTACGCCAATCAATTCGACCCGCAGGCAGTGATTGATATCGCTACCCTGACCGGCGCGGCGCTTTTTGTGCTTGGGTACGCCGGAGCACCCGTGCTTGGAAACAACGACGACTTGATGGCTCAATTGGCCGAGTCGTCCCATGCCACTTCTGAGAAAACCTGGCGTATGCCGATCTGGGATGAGTTCCGCGACGCGATGAAGGGCTCGCTGACCGACCTGATTAACACAGGTGGACGACCCGCCGGTACTATGACGGCGACGGCGTTTCTCGAGAACTTTGTTGGCAATTGGCCATGGGCACATATAGACATAGCTTACTGCGACTATGAGCCGAAGGGACGCCCCTATCAGCCGAAAGGGGCCACCGGATTTGGAGTCCGCCTGCTGACGCACATGCTGATGAATTGGCGACGACCCAAGAAGTAG
- the aroC gene encoding chorismate synthase, with translation MRYLTAGESHGPQLTAILDGLPAGLPIDPERIAFQMARRQKGYGRGGRMKIEQDRAEFVSGIRHGLTLGSPISLVIRNKDWENWTEIMHPFDPIPPKLDLRKQRLAYDTTTPRPGHADLPGGIKWNHHDLRNVLERASARETAARVAVGSLARQLLEYFDVQFASHVVRIGEVAMTKKVDLSDLTKVQDITENSEVRCLHKATEKQMIEAIRQAKKKRDSLGGIVELIVRGLPVGLGGFSQWDQRLDGRIASALMSVHSVKGIEIGQGFKSAELRGSKVHDQIYYDPKGYATRKHFYRKTNNAGGLEAGITNGEDLVIRVANKPISTLNQPLDSVDVKTKKPAKALVERTDNCVVPALAVVCEAALALVLADAFLTKFGSDNIEETSRNYRAFLDSSY, from the coding sequence TTGCGTTACCTGACAGCCGGCGAATCGCACGGTCCCCAGCTCACTGCCATTCTCGATGGACTCCCGGCAGGTCTGCCGATCGATCCTGAACGGATCGCCTTCCAGATGGCTCGCCGTCAGAAGGGGTATGGCCGCGGCGGGCGCATGAAGATCGAACAGGATCGCGCTGAGTTTGTCTCGGGCATCCGCCACGGACTGACACTTGGCTCGCCGATCTCACTGGTTATTCGCAACAAGGACTGGGAGAATTGGACGGAGATAATGCACCCGTTCGATCCGATCCCACCAAAACTGGATCTCCGCAAACAACGTCTGGCCTACGATACCACCACGCCTCGTCCCGGCCATGCCGATCTTCCGGGGGGGATCAAGTGGAACCATCATGATCTGCGCAATGTGCTTGAACGCGCCTCCGCTCGTGAAACCGCAGCACGCGTAGCAGTCGGCTCGCTGGCGCGGCAATTGCTCGAGTACTTTGACGTGCAGTTTGCGTCACACGTAGTCAGGATCGGCGAAGTTGCCATGACTAAGAAGGTAGATCTGTCCGATCTGACCAAAGTACAGGATATCACTGAAAACTCGGAAGTGCGCTGCCTCCATAAAGCGACCGAAAAGCAGATGATCGAAGCCATTCGGCAAGCGAAAAAAAAACGCGATTCGCTTGGCGGGATTGTCGAACTGATAGTCCGCGGTCTCCCTGTCGGACTCGGTGGTTTCTCGCAGTGGGATCAGCGGCTCGACGGCCGTATCGCATCTGCCTTGATGTCCGTCCATTCGGTTAAGGGGATCGAGATCGGCCAGGGATTTAAGTCAGCCGAATTGCGTGGTTCCAAAGTGCACGACCAGATCTACTACGACCCAAAAGGGTACGCAACGCGCAAGCATTTCTACCGCAAGACAAATAATGCCGGTGGACTCGAGGCCGGCATTACCAACGGCGAAGACCTGGTCATCCGAGTGGCCAACAAGCCGATCTCCACATTGAACCAGCCGCTCGATTCTGTTGATGTCAAAACCAAAAAGCCAGCCAAGGCCTTGGTCGAACGGACCGACAATTGCGTCGTCCCGGCTTTGGCAGTGGTCTGCGAGGCGGCTCTGGCGCTCGTCCTCGCCGACGCATTCCTGACCAAGTTCGGTTCAGATAATATCGAAGAAACCTCGCGCAATTATCGCGCCTTTCTTGACTCCTCGTATTAA
- a CDS encoding HDOD domain-containing protein — MSYPMDKMTILEDISRNDDILSLPQALNELLREIEKANYSTESLARIILKDPALTSRILKLANSSFYQRFSRTTTVQQAVQVLGISTVKCMALSSSVFNAERFSRAAYVNTKHLFADNLTVAVAAEKIAKVTSVKASDEAFIAGLLHDVGVLYFINHYPEQYEKIALKKVRANNLIEAERQVFGTDHCEVGYHLSIRWRLPVAICESIRDHHVFSNLTPGPSTPNLIRLASLLGHASADDYGWDPVERMTRTNQLAQVLNLSKEDIEQISVTLMTDALAAAEFLDTDIGKVEDLLMRANKEIWRTYLIVHNLFQERQELSQKLLKEEREKGMIESKNIAIATLSHYVNNAAMAMYGRTQLLRQRLNRGDTAKVLESLPGSLDVIENAVRKTVAVIAEIKDISPIDEVEFYTMSQAMKLDDRISRRVKELAEDSGLVLPDDAAMDDVPSR, encoded by the coding sequence GTGAGTTACCCTATGGATAAAATGACCATTCTCGAAGATATCTCGCGAAACGACGACATTCTTTCATTGCCGCAGGCCCTGAACGAACTTCTCCGGGAGATCGAAAAGGCCAACTACTCGACTGAATCGCTTGCCCGGATCATTCTCAAGGATCCGGCGCTGACATCCCGTATCCTCAAACTGGCCAATTCATCTTTTTACCAGAGATTCAGTCGCACCACCACCGTTCAGCAGGCGGTACAGGTGCTCGGGATCAGTACTGTCAAGTGCATGGCGCTCTCCTCCTCGGTATTTAATGCTGAACGATTCTCGCGCGCCGCGTACGTGAACACCAAACATCTGTTTGCGGACAATCTGACGGTCGCCGTGGCTGCTGAAAAGATCGCTAAAGTCACCTCTGTCAAAGCGTCGGATGAAGCCTTTATCGCTGGTTTGCTGCATGATGTCGGCGTACTCTATTTCATCAATCACTATCCTGAACAATATGAGAAGATCGCGCTTAAGAAAGTGCGCGCCAATAACCTTATCGAGGCCGAACGACAGGTCTTCGGCACCGATCATTGCGAGGTCGGCTATCACTTGTCGATCCGCTGGCGTTTGCCGGTCGCGATCTGCGAGTCGATCCGCGACCACCACGTTTTCTCGAATCTTACTCCCGGACCCAGCACTCCCAACCTGATTCGATTGGCCAGCCTGTTGGGGCATGCATCTGCCGATGACTACGGCTGGGACCCGGTTGAACGGATGACCCGGACCAATCAGCTCGCGCAGGTTTTGAACCTCTCCAAGGAAGATATCGAGCAGATCTCGGTCACCCTGATGACCGATGCTCTTGCGGCGGCAGAATTCCTCGACACCGATATTGGCAAGGTCGAAGACCTCCTCATGCGCGCAAATAAAGAGATCTGGCGCACTTACCTGATCGTGCACAACCTCTTCCAGGAACGCCAGGAACTGAGCCAGAAACTGCTCAAGGAAGAGCGCGAGAAGGGGATGATCGAATCGAAAAATATCGCTATCGCCACCCTCTCTCACTACGTCAACAATGCCGCTATGGCGATGTATGGGCGCACCCAGTTGCTCCGCCAGCGCCTTAACCGTGGTGATACGGCCAAAGTACTCGAATCGCTCCCGGGGAGCCTGGATGTCATTGAAAATGCGGTTCGTAAGACTGTTGCGGTCATCGCCGAGATCAAAGACATTTCGCCTATCGATGAAGTCGAGTTCTATACGATGTCCCAGGCTATGAAACTGGATGACCGGATCAGCCGGAGAGTCAAGGAATTGGCCGAGGATTCCGGTCTGGTCCTCCCCGATGATGCAGCCATGGATGACGTTCCTTCCCGTTGA